Sequence from the candidate division WOR-3 bacterium genome:
GGACATAGAGAATCGACGACACACCGTTATCGTTCAAAACCGCCTTGACCTCAGACTCCATTGCGGCGATTTTCTCCATCACTATCTCATAACGGCTCCGCATATCCTCAATCTGCGCCTTTAGGGTCTCTTTTACCCATTCCGGGTTGGTTTTTATTCGATAGGCGCGGGCACGCCTTTTCAGGTCTGCCATAGTTCACCTCCTTTCTATGGTTAACTTTACCTTTACAAACAACGCTATACCGGAAAGGGTTATGCAAGTTAGCCGATAAGCCGTTCCGGAGCGGCTCCCGGAGCGGTTCTCCAGTTCAATCTTACCGCCACTTACCGAACCCTTTTCCCTTCACTATAAGATACGCAAATCCGGGCAAAATTAACAAAGATTTTTCGGGGTGGTTTAAGTTTTATCTTTCGTGTGGATTTAAGGTCGCTGTTCAGGGTTATAACTACTTCTATGTTAATAGGTTATACACCGTTGGCTTTAATTGCAGTTGATTAATTAACACTACCGATGCATTTAGTTTGAATCATTCGGCGTGATTCAGGTGTCTAATCTATTCGCGTCCAACGGATTATAACTAACTTCGCGCTTACTCCGATGGTGTATTCTCAAGTCGGGTTCGGACGGTAGAGACAGGCGGGCAAACCGGATAGATAAAGGGCAAAAGATAAGACAAAAACCGATTCTGGGTTGAGTAAGTTAAGGGATAATTTATCAATTAGTTGTAAAAACGAAAGATAGAATAGCGTCCCCCGCGTTGTTGTGAGTTACAATTTTTCTATAGATTAAAGAACTATTTGAATTTTGCATTTTCATTTTATATTTGGACGCCGAAATTTGTATATTATATATTAGAAAGGGCACCGGTTAGGGGAATAACTGGTGTTTTTGGGTTAAGTTATTTATTTAGTGTAAGTTATTTATTTTTTAAACCAAAGAAAGGAGTAGAGATGGAACAAATAAAAGAAGTGAACCGGCAGTACCTGAAGACACTGAGTATGCTACTCCAGGCAAAATATCCGGATACGGTGGTAAAGGAGATTTTCCGGTCGGATAAGGATTTTCAACTCCTGCACGATTTTAAGGAGGAGCCAAAGTCAGCGGTTAACGGTAAGTTGAAAAGTGGGAAGAAGGATGCAAAGGTTTATGAAAAGGAGTTAAAGCGGATTGTTCATCGGGCGGAGAAGAAGGGGATAATGATTCCGCTGGAGAAAATCGCCGCGGAAAACGGGCTGGAGCCATTAGAAAAAGAGTTGTTGATGATGCTGTTCTTTGCCCAGTTTTCCAATCGCAATAAAGTTGAAGGTCGGGAACTGTTAAAGTGGCTATCAGCGGATGCGCTGGAGATGATGGACAATATGCGGCTGCTTTTGCCCGGCAGCAGGTTGCGCAAGAACGGGTTGATTGTGGCATCGCGGTCCTGGCGCGCTGCGGACGGTTTTGTGCTGGAACAGGAGTTTAGAATTCCGGACCGGATTTTCTACGAGATTTGTGGTGTGCAGGTTGAGAAGGAGCCGGTCGAGGTTAAGGAAAAAGAGCTGGAAATAGAGGAAGAGCGCATAGTTAATCTGCTTTCGGTTAGAGAGCCAGAGGTGTCTTTTGACCAGCTGGCTTTGCCCGAACCGACATTAAGGCAGATTGAGCAGGCGCTCTGGCAGTACCAGAATCAGGGCAGTGTCTTCAACGATTACGGCATTGCGGCAAAGATTCCCTATGGTAAAGGGACAACGATGCTTTTCTATGGTCCACCCGGCACCGGTAAAACCGCTACCGCGGCAGCGATTGCCCGGGCACTGAACAAAAAACTGGGCGTCGTGAACTATCCCAGCATCTATAGCCGTTATGTGGGCGATTCTGAGAAGAACATCAAACAGGTTTTTGATGAGGCAAAAGAGGCAGACTGTGTTCTCGTTTTTGACGAGGCGGATGCCTGCTTTGGGGTCCGGGTTGAGGAAAGGCAGGCGGTGGACCGTTCCTTCAACCTGATGACCAATATTTTGATGCAGGAGGTGGAGCGGTTTGACGGGATTGTGATTCTGACCACCAATCGCGACTTTGCCTTTGACCCGGCGTTTGACCGACGGTTTTTGTATAAACTGAAGTTTGATTTGCCGGACGAAACACAGCGCGCGCAAATCTGGCAGATACTATTAAAGGACTGCGCGAAGATGAGCCCTGATGTCTCCTTTGCGGAACTTGCCCGACGGTATCCGCTTTCCGGCGGCAAAATCAAAAATGCGGTGATGAAGGCGGTGATGAAATGCGCCCGGGAAAACAGGCTGGTCACAATGC
This genomic interval carries:
- a CDS encoding ATP-binding protein, which codes for MEQIKEVNRQYLKTLSMLLQAKYPDTVVKEIFRSDKDFQLLHDFKEEPKSAVNGKLKSGKKDAKVYEKELKRIVHRAEKKGIMIPLEKIAAENGLEPLEKELLMMLFFAQFSNRNKVEGRELLKWLSADALEMMDNMRLLLPGSRLRKNGLIVASRSWRAADGFVLEQEFRIPDRIFYEICGVQVEKEPVEVKEKELEIEEERIVNLLSVREPEVSFDQLALPEPTLRQIEQALWQYQNQGSVFNDYGIAAKIPYGKGTTMLFYGPPGTGKTATAAAIARALNKKLGVVNYPSIYSRYVGDSEKNIKQVFDEAKEADCVLVFDEADACFGVRVEERQAVDRSFNLMTNILMQEVERFDGIVILTTNRDFAFDPAFDRRFLYKLKFDLPDETQRAQIWQILLKDCAKMSPDVSFAELARRYPLSGGKIKNAVMKAVMKCARENRLVTMLDLQTAAEEELGQREEKRIGFLLGE